A genomic segment from Amycolatopsis camponoti encodes:
- a CDS encoding DUF1579 family protein, with amino-acid sequence MDMPTLGPAHDALKAFAGDWTGTEDLAASPWAPASTARAECEYRLALNGFALVQHYRQHREDGSEFLGHNVFTVDPQSGETLWYGFDSYGFPPESPARGDWAGTTLVLDKKTARGVARHRLTPDGGTLTHEIDVKMGEDREFSPFLRARYTRKTG; translated from the coding sequence ATGGACATGCCCACCCTCGGGCCCGCGCACGACGCCCTGAAGGCCTTCGCGGGCGACTGGACCGGCACCGAAGACCTCGCCGCCTCGCCGTGGGCACCGGCTTCGACCGCGCGCGCCGAGTGCGAATACCGCTTGGCCCTCAACGGCTTCGCGCTGGTCCAGCACTATCGCCAGCACCGCGAAGACGGCTCGGAGTTCTTGGGGCACAACGTGTTCACCGTCGACCCGCAGTCCGGCGAAACGCTCTGGTACGGCTTCGACAGCTACGGCTTCCCGCCCGAGTCACCCGCCCGCGGTGACTGGGCCGGCACCACGCTCGTGCTCGACAAGAAGACGGCCCGCGGGGTGGCCCGGCACCGGCTGACCCCCGACGGCGGCACCCTGACGCACGAAATCGACGTCAAGATGGGCGAAGACCGCGAATTCAGCCCGTTCCTGCGCGCGCGGTACACCCGGAAAACCGGGTAG
- a CDS encoding MarR family winged helix-turn-helix transcriptional regulator has product MRSHRAEIFTRVVDAVFACNGGFLAAGDALTEPVGLTAAQWQVLGFLEDGPATAAEVARRRGLRRQSVQETVNRLLRNGMLDRLPNPADARAPLLSVTRRAKEALRELGSAQVGWAEDVAGSVSQEDLETTLRTLRRLREVVAQPRLL; this is encoded by the coding sequence ATGCGGTCGCATCGAGCCGAGATTTTCACCCGGGTGGTCGACGCGGTCTTCGCGTGCAACGGCGGTTTCCTCGCGGCGGGTGACGCGCTGACGGAGCCGGTCGGGCTGACGGCGGCCCAGTGGCAGGTCCTCGGTTTCCTCGAGGACGGCCCGGCGACCGCGGCGGAGGTCGCGCGCCGCCGCGGGCTGCGCCGGCAGAGCGTGCAGGAGACGGTGAACCGATTGCTGCGCAACGGAATGCTCGACCGCTTGCCGAATCCGGCCGACGCGCGGGCGCCGTTGTTGTCGGTGACGCGGCGGGCGAAGGAAGCGCTGCGCGAGCTGGGGTCGGCGCAGGTCGGCTGGGCGGAGGACGTGGCGGGATCCGTGTCCCAGGAGGACCTCGAGACGACGCTGCGGACGTTGCGGCGGCTACGGGAGGTCGTGGCCCAGCCGCGGCTGCTCTGA
- a CDS encoding winged helix-turn-helix transcriptional regulator, producing the protein MQRTNFSELAACSIARTLDVIGEPWSPLILRDVWVGISRFEQIQADLGISRKVLTERLNHLADQGIVERRPYDRRPRYEYVLTEMGTELVDMLMAMTRWGDKWLAGEAGPPVLYRHHACGEITTVDLRCTHCGESMHARDIDVLPGPGAANQPSEQPRLGHDLP; encoded by the coding sequence ATGCAGCGCACGAACTTCAGCGAGCTGGCCGCGTGCTCGATCGCGCGCACGCTCGACGTCATCGGCGAACCCTGGTCACCCCTGATCCTGCGGGACGTCTGGGTCGGCATCAGCCGGTTCGAGCAGATCCAGGCCGACCTCGGCATCTCGCGCAAAGTGCTCACCGAACGCCTGAACCACCTCGCCGACCAGGGGATCGTCGAGCGGCGGCCGTACGACCGGCGGCCGCGCTACGAGTACGTCCTGACCGAAATGGGCACCGAGCTCGTCGACATGCTCATGGCCATGACCCGCTGGGGCGACAAGTGGCTCGCGGGCGAGGCCGGCCCGCCGGTGCTCTACCGCCACCACGCGTGCGGCGAGATCACCACCGTCGACCTCCGCTGCACCCACTGCGGCGAGTCGATGCACGCACGCGACATCGACGTGCTCCCCGGCCCCGGCGCGGCGAACCAGCCGTCAGAGCAGCCGCGGCTGGGCCACGACCTCCCGTAG
- a CDS encoding dihydrofolate reductase family protein: MSKVLSAHAVSVDGYITGRDAGPGHGLGDGGTLFDWYTDGDTRSRVFDFFKLSAPSARVFDSLAGRIGAVVAGRNTYEDSDRFGGGSPHPGAPLFLVSHRPAPELTERQTLFGDVKEAIEAAREAAGGKDVGLMGGGVLTSALAAGLVDEVVLHQVPVLLGGGRSFFQELPSHVRLRLIEAVAAPGVTHLHYAIA; encoded by the coding sequence ATGAGCAAGGTCTTGAGCGCCCACGCGGTGTCGGTCGACGGGTACATCACCGGCCGCGACGCCGGCCCCGGGCACGGCCTGGGCGACGGCGGCACGCTTTTCGACTGGTACACCGACGGCGACACGCGGAGCCGGGTGTTCGACTTCTTCAAGCTCAGCGCGCCGAGTGCCCGCGTCTTCGACAGCCTCGCCGGCCGCATCGGCGCGGTCGTCGCGGGCCGCAACACCTACGAGGACTCGGACCGCTTCGGCGGCGGCAGCCCGCACCCGGGCGCCCCGCTCTTCCTCGTCAGCCACCGGCCGGCGCCCGAGCTGACCGAGCGGCAGACTCTGTTCGGTGACGTCAAGGAAGCCATCGAGGCCGCTCGCGAGGCAGCCGGCGGGAAGGACGTCGGCCTCATGGGTGGCGGCGTCCTGACCTCGGCGCTCGCCGCGGGGCTCGTCGACGAGGTCGTCCTCCACCAGGTGCCCGTGCTGCTCGGCGGCGGCCGGTCGTTCTTCCAGGAGCTTCCCTCGCACGTCCGGCTCCGGCTGATCGAAGCCGTCGCCGCGCCCGGTGTCACCCACCTCCACTACGCGATCGCCTGA
- a CDS encoding PPOX class F420-dependent oxidoreductase — protein sequence MINADVRRILETAVVGHLATLLPDGAPHSIPIWVDPEGDHIAIMTGPDSRKARNLRRDPRVALSLTPVDNPFEPVIIRGRVEKWIDGDAGWAIIDRIATKYIGQPYPREQAREVALIAVERQSVGMG from the coding sequence ATGATCAACGCCGACGTCCGCCGCATCCTCGAAACCGCCGTCGTGGGTCACCTCGCCACGCTGCTGCCCGACGGCGCCCCGCACTCGATCCCGATCTGGGTGGACCCGGAGGGGGACCACATCGCGATCATGACCGGCCCGGACTCCCGCAAGGCCCGCAACCTGCGGCGCGACCCGCGAGTGGCGCTCTCCCTGACACCGGTGGACAACCCGTTCGAGCCGGTGATCATCCGCGGACGAGTCGAGAAGTGGATCGACGGGGACGCGGGCTGGGCGATCATCGACCGGATCGCGACCAAGTACATCGGGCAGCCGTACCCGCGCGAGCAGGCGCGGGAGGTGGCGCTGATCGCGGTGGAGCGCCAGAGCGTGGGCATGGGCTGA
- a CDS encoding TetR/AcrR family transcriptional regulator has translation MTRARGADRRASIVRAAFEVIAERGYRGTSLAAVADRVGLTQQGLMHYFPTKEDLLAAVLETRDEWDLLHFGHAPQGDESSMTVNQLAELVDYNATRPGIVQTYTVLAADSVTEDHPAREYFHDRYERVRAGMTQMLERHRDELPPGATPEQLAPIAIAVLDGLQLQWLLDPAEVDMPAGFRTFLTLLGIKPD, from the coding sequence ATGACCCGGGCCAGGGGCGCCGACCGCCGAGCGAGCATCGTCCGAGCGGCGTTCGAAGTGATCGCCGAACGCGGCTATCGCGGCACTTCGCTGGCGGCGGTGGCCGACCGCGTGGGGCTGACCCAGCAGGGGCTGATGCATTACTTCCCCACGAAGGAGGATCTGCTGGCGGCGGTGCTGGAGACCCGCGACGAGTGGGATCTGCTGCACTTCGGCCACGCCCCGCAGGGCGACGAGTCGTCGATGACGGTCAACCAGCTGGCCGAGCTGGTCGACTACAACGCGACCCGGCCGGGGATCGTCCAGACGTACACGGTGCTGGCGGCGGACAGCGTCACGGAGGACCACCCGGCGCGCGAGTACTTCCACGACCGCTACGAGCGCGTGCGGGCGGGCATGACCCAGATGCTCGAACGCCACCGCGACGAGCTCCCGCCGGGAGCGACGCCGGAACAGCTGGCGCCGATCGCGATCGCGGTCCTGGACGGCTTGCAGCTGCAGTGGCTGCTCGACCCGGCGGAGGTCGACATGCCGGCCGGGTTCCGCACGTTCCTGACGCTGCTGGGCATCAAGCCGGACTGA
- a CDS encoding beta-glucosidase H, with amino-acid sequence MSFDVDALLAELDLDAKARLLAGQDVWSLPGLPRIGLRSVVLSDGPVGVRGVRWSPDDPSVTLPSPTALAASWDPRLAVRAGRLLAQEARRKGVHVLLAPTVNLQRSPLGGRHFECYSEDPLLTGMIGAGYVTGVQDGGVAVTVKHFVANDFETERFTADVHLSERALRELYLAPFELIVRRAKPWGIMAAYNSVNGTTMTQHDELLNGVLRDEWGFDGFIVSDWLAARDTVASANGGLDVAMPGPRTVFGEQLAEAVRGGEVDEDVVDEMVRRVLLLAHRTGALGGGPTPWQSTVDGEAIAREIAHRSFVLLSNETGVLPLRAPQSIALIGALAADPKILGGGSATVFPEHIVSPLDGLRKAVPPSTDLAFAIGADPRTTLPPATDNFRLRATAKAADGTRLAEFPLREAKINWIGELPRGLDLATLASVEIEGTYLPERSGTHTFAVTGPGDLRLTVAGQTLFDGVNLPEGGDVFTSIMQVIEQRREVELTAGELVDVSLTYWIPSEMAEFARGTFAWVTFALGHRGPVLDPDAALDEAVALAGKSDVAVVVVGTTAEVESEGFDRTSLALPGRQDELVRRVAAANPNTVVVVNAGSPVELPWRDDVAAVLLTWFPGQAGGDALADVLFGREEPGGRLPTTWPAKLEDAPVTDVTPEEGVLEYGEGVYIGYSAYAKTETQPAYWFGHGLGYTTWVYEELDVYPDDEGGARVRVRVRNSGTRKGREVVQLYLAPTERGDRPPRWLVGFASVEAGPGESVESDIVVPPRSAEVWRDGWRHIAGEYVLEASHSYAQPRLSTRVVLQKIR; translated from the coding sequence ATGAGCTTCGACGTCGACGCGCTGCTGGCCGAGCTCGACCTGGACGCCAAGGCGAGGCTGCTCGCCGGCCAGGACGTCTGGAGCCTGCCCGGGCTCCCGCGGATCGGGCTCCGGTCCGTGGTGCTCTCGGACGGCCCGGTCGGCGTCCGCGGCGTCCGGTGGAGCCCGGACGACCCCTCGGTGACGCTCCCCAGCCCGACGGCCCTCGCCGCGAGCTGGGACCCGCGCCTGGCGGTGCGGGCCGGCCGCCTGCTCGCGCAGGAGGCCCGCCGCAAGGGCGTGCACGTCCTCCTCGCCCCGACGGTCAACCTCCAGCGCTCGCCCCTGGGCGGCCGTCACTTCGAGTGCTACTCGGAAGATCCCCTCCTCACCGGGATGATCGGCGCCGGCTACGTCACCGGCGTTCAGGACGGCGGGGTCGCCGTCACGGTCAAGCACTTCGTGGCCAACGACTTCGAGACCGAACGCTTCACCGCCGATGTCCACCTCAGCGAGCGCGCGTTGCGCGAGCTCTACCTCGCGCCGTTCGAACTCATCGTCCGGCGGGCCAAGCCGTGGGGGATCATGGCCGCCTACAACAGTGTCAACGGCACCACGATGACCCAGCACGACGAACTGCTCAACGGCGTGCTGCGCGACGAATGGGGCTTCGACGGCTTCATCGTCTCCGACTGGCTGGCCGCGCGCGACACCGTCGCCTCCGCCAACGGCGGCCTCGACGTCGCGATGCCCGGCCCCCGCACGGTTTTCGGGGAACAGCTCGCGGAAGCCGTGCGCGGCGGCGAGGTCGACGAAGACGTCGTCGACGAGATGGTGCGGCGCGTGCTCTTGCTGGCCCACCGGACCGGCGCGCTCGGCGGCGGCCCCACCCCATGGCAATCCACTGTGGACGGTGAGGCGATCGCGCGCGAGATCGCGCACCGGTCGTTCGTGCTGCTCAGCAACGAAACCGGCGTGCTCCCCCTGCGTGCCCCGCAGAGCATCGCCCTGATCGGCGCGCTGGCCGCGGACCCCAAGATCCTCGGCGGCGGCAGCGCCACCGTGTTCCCCGAACACATCGTCTCCCCTCTGGACGGCCTCCGGAAGGCCGTTCCCCCGAGCACCGACCTGGCGTTCGCCATCGGTGCCGATCCGCGAACGACGCTACCGCCGGCCACCGACAATTTCCGGCTCCGCGCGACGGCCAAGGCGGCAGACGGCACCCGATTGGCTGAATTTCCGCTCAGGGAAGCCAAAATAAACTGGATCGGCGAGCTGCCGAGAGGGCTCGACCTGGCCACGCTCGCGTCGGTCGAGATCGAAGGCACCTACCTGCCGGAGCGGAGCGGCACGCACACCTTCGCCGTCACCGGCCCCGGCGACCTCCGCCTCACCGTCGCGGGTCAGACCCTCTTCGACGGCGTCAACCTGCCCGAAGGCGGCGACGTCTTCACGTCGATCATGCAGGTGATCGAGCAGCGCCGGGAGGTCGAGCTGACGGCGGGCGAGCTCGTCGACGTCAGCCTGACGTACTGGATCCCGTCGGAGATGGCGGAGTTCGCCCGCGGCACCTTCGCCTGGGTCACCTTCGCGCTCGGCCACCGCGGCCCGGTCCTCGACCCGGACGCCGCCCTCGACGAAGCCGTTGCCCTGGCGGGGAAGTCGGACGTCGCGGTCGTCGTGGTCGGCACCACCGCCGAGGTCGAGAGCGAGGGCTTCGACCGGACTTCCCTGGCGCTGCCGGGAAGACAGGACGAACTCGTGCGGCGGGTCGCGGCGGCCAACCCGAACACGGTGGTCGTCGTCAACGCCGGCTCCCCGGTGGAGCTGCCGTGGCGAGACGACGTCGCCGCGGTGCTGCTCACCTGGTTCCCCGGCCAGGCGGGCGGCGACGCGCTCGCCGACGTCCTCTTCGGTCGCGAGGAGCCCGGCGGCCGCTTGCCGACGACGTGGCCCGCGAAGCTCGAAGACGCCCCGGTCACCGACGTGACGCCGGAAGAAGGCGTTCTCGAGTACGGCGAAGGCGTGTACATCGGGTACAGCGCCTACGCGAAGACAGAGACGCAACCCGCGTACTGGTTCGGCCACGGCCTGGGCTACACGACCTGGGTCTACGAAGAACTCGACGTCTACCCGGACGACGAAGGCGGCGCACGCGTCCGGGTCCGCGTCCGCAACTCGGGGACGCGCAAGGGCCGTGAAGTCGTGCAGCTCTACCTGGCCCCGACCGAGCGCGGTGACCGGCCGCCCCGCTGGCTCGTGGGGTTCGCGAGCGTCGAAGCGGGCCCCGGTGAATCGGTCGAGTCCGACATCGTCGTGCCGCCGAGGTCCGCTGAAGTCTGGCGAGACGGCTGGCGGCACATCGCCGGCGAGTACGTCCTGGAGGCTTCGCACTCCTACGCGCAGCCGCGGCTGAGCACGCGGGTCGTCCTCCAGAAAATACGTTGA
- a CDS encoding GNAT family N-acetyltransferase, translating to MTDLVVRPLEAGEESLFTSLPDRGLVGRKLLGNDFAEMAAKGEYRPEWVWVALRDDVVVARAAWWGTPKDAEPIALDWFDFTDFDAGVELLKRVPLRAEYSLTTPPGWQDDPDVAHEVTIRVEAAEKAGYRKLVERYRFCWTPENGLPARTGRLVFRPEPDDDVILDVFRRVHAGSLDAHVRKTVEEHGLDAAAREDLDIMLWMPAPRDWWRLAYTPEGELAGFVLPSRNAYDPVVGYVAVVPEQRGHGYAYDLVVEATHDLIGYGAEQIVAGTDVGNVPMAKAFAKAGYPVTQHRIDLV from the coding sequence ATGACCGATCTGGTCGTGCGCCCGCTCGAAGCGGGCGAAGAATCACTGTTCACCTCCCTGCCCGACCGCGGCCTCGTCGGCCGCAAGCTGCTCGGCAACGACTTCGCCGAGATGGCGGCCAAGGGCGAATACCGGCCCGAATGGGTCTGGGTCGCGCTGCGCGATGACGTCGTCGTGGCGCGGGCCGCGTGGTGGGGCACCCCCAAGGACGCGGAACCGATCGCGCTCGACTGGTTCGACTTCACCGACTTCGACGCGGGCGTCGAGCTGCTGAAACGGGTCCCGCTGCGCGCGGAGTACTCCCTGACCACGCCGCCCGGCTGGCAGGACGACCCGGACGTCGCGCACGAGGTCACCATCCGCGTGGAGGCGGCCGAGAAGGCGGGCTACCGCAAGCTCGTCGAGCGCTACCGGTTCTGCTGGACGCCGGAGAACGGCCTGCCGGCGCGAACCGGCCGGCTCGTCTTCCGGCCCGAGCCGGACGACGACGTGATCCTCGACGTCTTCAGGCGGGTGCACGCCGGCAGCCTCGACGCGCACGTGCGGAAGACGGTCGAGGAGCACGGGCTCGACGCGGCCGCCCGCGAGGACCTCGACATCATGCTGTGGATGCCGGCGCCGCGGGACTGGTGGCGGCTGGCGTACACACCCGAGGGCGAGCTGGCCGGGTTCGTCCTGCCGAGCCGCAACGCCTACGACCCGGTGGTCGGCTACGTCGCCGTCGTGCCGGAGCAGCGCGGCCACGGCTACGCGTACGACCTGGTGGTCGAGGCTACGCACGACCTCATCGGGTACGGCGCGGAGCAGATCGTCGCGGGCACCGACGTCGGCAACGTCCCGATGGCCAAGGCCTTCGCCAAGGCGGGCTACCCGGTGACCCAGCACCGCATCGACCTCGTGTGA
- the boxC gene encoding 2,3-epoxybenzoyl-CoA dihydrolase has translation MTTTTPVTFERRPDEYRHWRLQLDGEVAWLEMDVDEQGGLVPGYELKLNSYDLGVDIELYDATQRLRFEHPEVRVVVVTSAKDKVFCAGANIRMLAASEHHWKVNFCKFTNETRNGMEDATAHSGQTYVAAVNGTCAGGGYEIALACEKILLIDDNSSTVALPEVPLLGVLPGTGGLTRVVDKRRVRKDLADVFATRSDGVKGKTAVDWRLVDELVPRQGFREAVAARAREIARESDRTGEGGIELTPLEHRYVDTEVAKDQVTITVKGPENDPGDLHEEGANGWFLAMTRELDDAILRLRTNEVEAGTWILKTQGDPEKVLAHERAVFGAKDWLGNEITQYFKRTLKRLDVTSRTLIALIEPGSCFAGSLLELALAADRQYLLDGPPIDDEDSDARATIRLSEANFGPFPMGNGLTRLQTRFYGDDDHLAWLAREKDHELSAAEAVELGLVTDAPDDLDWEDEIRIALEGRASLSPDALTGMEANHRFVGPETVETKIFGRLAAWQNWIFTRPNASGPEGALRRYGTGQKAVFDRKRV, from the coding sequence GTGACCACCACCACACCGGTGACCTTCGAACGCCGTCCGGACGAGTACCGCCACTGGCGCCTCCAGCTCGACGGGGAGGTGGCGTGGCTGGAAATGGACGTCGACGAGCAGGGCGGGCTCGTCCCGGGCTACGAGCTCAAGCTCAACTCCTACGACCTCGGGGTCGACATCGAGCTGTACGACGCGACCCAGCGGCTGCGGTTCGAGCACCCCGAGGTCCGCGTGGTGGTGGTGACCAGTGCGAAGGACAAGGTCTTCTGCGCGGGCGCGAACATCCGGATGCTCGCCGCGTCCGAGCACCACTGGAAGGTGAACTTCTGCAAGTTCACCAACGAGACCCGCAACGGCATGGAGGACGCGACCGCGCACTCCGGCCAGACGTACGTGGCCGCGGTGAACGGCACCTGCGCCGGCGGCGGCTACGAGATCGCGCTGGCCTGCGAAAAGATCCTGCTGATCGACGACAACTCGTCGACCGTCGCGCTGCCGGAGGTGCCGCTGCTCGGTGTGCTGCCCGGCACCGGCGGCCTGACCCGGGTCGTCGACAAGCGGCGCGTGCGCAAGGACCTCGCCGACGTCTTCGCGACGCGCTCCGACGGCGTCAAGGGCAAGACCGCGGTCGACTGGCGGCTGGTCGACGAACTGGTGCCGCGCCAGGGGTTCCGCGAGGCCGTGGCGGCGCGGGCTCGGGAGATCGCGCGGGAGTCCGACCGGACCGGTGAGGGCGGGATCGAGCTGACGCCGCTCGAACATCGCTATGTCGACACGGAAGTGGCCAAGGACCAGGTCACCATCACCGTCAAGGGACCCGAAAACGACCCCGGTGACCTGCACGAAGAAGGCGCGAACGGCTGGTTCCTCGCGATGACCCGCGAGCTGGACGACGCCATCCTGCGGCTGCGCACCAACGAGGTCGAAGCCGGCACGTGGATCCTGAAGACCCAGGGCGACCCGGAGAAGGTGCTCGCGCACGAACGGGCCGTGTTCGGCGCGAAGGACTGGCTGGGCAACGAGATCACGCAGTACTTCAAGCGCACGCTCAAGCGCCTCGACGTCACCAGCCGCACGCTGATCGCGCTGATCGAGCCCGGCAGCTGCTTCGCCGGGTCGCTGCTCGAACTCGCGCTCGCCGCCGACCGCCAGTACCTCCTCGACGGCCCGCCGATCGACGACGAAGACAGCGACGCACGCGCGACCATCAGGCTCAGTGAGGCCAACTTCGGCCCGTTCCCGATGGGCAACGGCCTGACCCGCCTGCAGACGCGCTTCTACGGCGACGACGACCACCTCGCCTGGCTCGCGCGCGAAAAGGACCACGAGCTGAGCGCGGCCGAGGCCGTCGAACTCGGCCTGGTCACCGACGCCCCGGACGACCTCGACTGGGAGGACGAGATCCGGATCGCGCTGGAGGGCCGGGCGTCGCTGTCCCCGGACGCGCTCACCGGCATGGAGGCCAACCACCGGTTCGTCGGTCCCGAGACCGTCGAGACCAAGATCTTCGGCCGGTTGGCGGCTTGGCAGAACTGGATTTTCACCCGGCCGAACGCATCCGGGCCCGAAGGCGCGCTGCGCCGATACGGTACGGGACAGAAGGCCGTCTTCGACAGGAAGCGGGTCTGA
- the boxB gene encoding benzoyl-CoA 2,3-epoxidase subunit BoxB, giving the protein MPEKIDYDAKIPNNVNLSEDRRLQRALEGWQPKFMHWWGEMGPTLETQGVYLRTAVSVGREGWAHFDHVNVPDYRWGIFLAERDPDRRIAFGEHKGEEVWQQVPGEYRADLQRLIVIQGDTEPASVEQQKLLGLTAPSLYDLRNLFQVNVEEGRHLWAMVYLLHAYFGREGRDEAEGLLLRNSGSPDAPRILGAFNEETADWLAFYMFTYFTDRDGKYQLGTLKESSFDPLSRTCEFMLKEEAHHMMVGTTGVDRVVTRSAELIREHDTLDIAAHGGIPLDIIQKYINFHYTVSLDLFGSETSTNAANYYTAGLKGRWQEGRRKDDHKLTGDARTLEKPGGDGTWTSEEMQAILLLNLDLRSEYVADCQTGVKRWNKILSDAGIDFTFRLPHPGFNREVGINSGHHVTPDGTIVDEPTWQAGKSKWLPTTEDLTFVRSLMHPVYERGKIASWVAPPRQGINGKPFDYEYVYLT; this is encoded by the coding sequence ATGCCCGAGAAGATCGACTACGACGCCAAGATCCCCAACAACGTCAACCTCTCCGAAGACCGGCGGCTGCAGCGCGCGCTGGAGGGCTGGCAGCCGAAGTTCATGCACTGGTGGGGCGAGATGGGCCCGACGCTGGAGACCCAGGGCGTCTACCTGCGCACCGCCGTCAGCGTCGGCCGGGAGGGGTGGGCGCACTTCGACCACGTCAACGTGCCGGACTACCGGTGGGGCATCTTCCTCGCCGAGCGCGACCCCGACCGGCGGATCGCCTTCGGCGAGCACAAGGGCGAAGAGGTCTGGCAGCAGGTGCCCGGCGAATACCGCGCCGACCTGCAGCGGCTGATCGTCATCCAGGGCGACACCGAGCCGGCGTCGGTCGAGCAGCAGAAGCTCCTCGGGCTCACCGCGCCGAGCCTCTACGACCTGCGGAACCTGTTCCAGGTCAACGTCGAAGAGGGCAGGCACCTGTGGGCGATGGTGTACCTGCTGCACGCCTATTTCGGCCGCGAAGGCCGTGACGAGGCCGAAGGGCTGCTGCTGCGCAACTCCGGCAGCCCCGACGCGCCCCGCATCCTCGGCGCGTTCAACGAGGAGACCGCCGACTGGCTGGCCTTCTACATGTTCACCTACTTCACCGACCGCGACGGGAAGTACCAGCTCGGCACGCTCAAGGAGTCCTCCTTCGACCCGCTCTCGCGCACCTGCGAGTTCATGCTGAAGGAGGAGGCGCACCACATGATGGTCGGCACCACCGGCGTCGACCGCGTGGTGACCCGCAGCGCCGAGCTGATCCGCGAGCACGACACGCTCGACATCGCCGCGCACGGCGGCATCCCGCTGGACATCATCCAGAAGTACATCAACTTCCACTACACCGTCTCGCTCGACCTGTTCGGCAGCGAGACGTCGACGAACGCGGCCAACTACTACACTGCCGGGCTCAAGGGCCGCTGGCAGGAGGGCCGCCGCAAGGACGACCACAAGCTCACCGGCGACGCCCGCACGCTGGAGAAACCGGGCGGCGACGGCACCTGGACGTCGGAGGAGATGCAGGCGATCCTGCTGCTGAACCTCGACCTGCGCAGCGAGTACGTGGCCGACTGCCAGACCGGCGTGAAGCGCTGGAACAAGATCCTCTCCGACGCCGGGATCGACTTCACGTTCCGCTTGCCGCACCCTGGCTTCAACCGGGAAGTCGGCATAAACTCCGGCCACCACGTCACTCCCGACGGCACCATCGTCGACGAGCCGACCTGGCAGGCGGGCAAGAGCAAGTGGCTGCCCACCACCGAGGACCTCACGTTCGTCCGCTCGCTGATGCACCCGGTGTACGAGCGGGGGAAGATCGCGAGCTGGGTGGCGCCGCCGCGGCAGGGCATCAACGGGAAGCCCTTCGACTACGAGTACGTCTACCTCACGTAG